The genomic window GTCTTGAAGGATCGTCAGCCCGCTTTGCCCATGGGGTTTGTAGACGACAAAACAGTACCAGCCATTGTGTCGTCGCAGTTTCTCATGGTATTTCCGATAGACTTTGAAGTTTCCCGGCTGGCCATCGGCGTGCTCAAGCATTGTACTCTTGATTTCGACCGGTGTCCTGTTCCCGAATCGGGCATCATGCCAGCTGGCCCGCTCGAGTTCGAACCGTCGCTTCTTGGCCATCCGCTTTTCACAGATCGTGCCGAAGTGATTCGCTCGCTTTCAGAGAACGACTCACGTACCTCGTGCGCCGATAGATCAATAGCTCTGTTTCCTGCACACAAACTGTTGACCCAAACCTCACTCGTCACTCGAGCCTTCGTCCTCAATAACCGCGACTTCGATCGTGCCATCTCCAGAAACAGTAACGAGGAACTCGTGATAGCGAAAGGAGACCGACAGCTGCTGGGTGTGGGTCGCGCGCTGTGCGTGTTCCAGTACGGTATCGAGGCCCTCGGGGTCGATGACCTCGTAGAGCGGGGGCAGCGTCGCCGACTCGCGCTCGGTGATCGACTCGAGCACGTCGACGACTGCGACGCTGGGTTCGACCGACGCGAAGTCGTACTGCACGCGATAGGTATTCGTCTCGATGTCGTATTCGATCGGGCCGCGGTCACTCATCCGTTTCGTCGTCGACGATCTGTTGGCCGAAGTGGTCGAACGGTTGCTTGTGGAAACTCTTGAGGATCTTCGAGTTGATGACCTCGAGCCCGAGATCGGAGAGTTCGTCGCTGATCCGTGCGATGTCGTCGGTTTCGGTGCCGACGGCCTCGATCTGGATGTTCTGCTGGCCGTTGAGGACTTCCTGGATCGTGACGACGCCGCTCACCTCGCGGGCCGCTTTCGCCAACTGCTCGCGTTCCGGATTCGGCGCGGTACAGATAAAGAGGACGTGCAACTGGAGGCCCGCTTTGTCGTAGTCGACGATCGGATGGTAGCCGCGGATGATGCCTTCCGCCTCGAGTTGCTCGATTCGATTCCGCACCGTGCTCGGTGAGACGCCGATTTTTTCGGCCATCTCCTTGGTCGTGAGTCGCCGTGCATCGCGTTGGAGCAGATAGAGGACGGCCTTGTTCGTTTCATCGAGATCCATTTGCTTGCATTCGCAAATGTTTGCGGTTCCCTTGTCCTTTTCGTACTAGAAATCGGTATTTCTACAAATATCGCATCTTCGGACGCGAAATATGTGGCCTTTCGCCGCGATTGTTGCGGAATAAGCAACGGCGATCGATCCGTCGGAACGGATCAGCACCACGCGAGACGGAACTCCATCCCGGCCCACGGCCCCCGCCGGAGCCGTGTCTACGGCCGCGACCGCAAGTCCCGTGGACAGCGGGGTGGAGCCCGAATCCCTGACTCGGGCGGGTGGTTATCGGCCGCCTACCCCGAAATTTCGTCGCTCCGAAACCGGTTGGCAGTCGTTACCGTCAC from Natrinema versiforme includes these protein-coding regions:
- a CDS encoding HalOD1 output domain-containing protein; translated protein: MSDRGPIEYDIETNTYRVQYDFASVEPSVAVVDVLESITERESATLPPLYEVIDPEGLDTVLEHAQRATHTQQLSVSFRYHEFLVTVSGDGTIEVAVIEDEGSSDE
- a CDS encoding Lrp/AsnC family transcriptional regulator, whose amino-acid sequence is MDLDETNKAVLYLLQRDARRLTTKEMAEKIGVSPSTVRNRIEQLEAEGIIRGYHPIVDYDKAGLQLHVLFICTAPNPEREQLAKAAREVSGVVTIQEVLNGQQNIQIEAVGTETDDIARISDELSDLGLEVINSKILKSFHKQPFDHFGQQIVDDETDE